One window from the genome of Leucobacter aridicollis encodes:
- a CDS encoding alkaline phosphatase family protein — translation MLPTATDNGGRLAAIVPTGLAALALGNDLPAAEMLRTAVGGEATAAAVERESRTLALIPPLRSLVVIAVDGLGSANLKARRGHAPNLSALPQRRITTVTPSTTGAALTTLTTGRLPAEHGLVGYRIMHPTLGLLSPLRDWDGIADVRRWQHAKPLFELASQFGLRARTYGRPAHSESGLTRAILSGAEYVGGDTIADRLSAAARDLRSPSPLLAYVYVDELDRAGHQYGWQSRQWSDRLEQLDRALGDFLTSLPPHTGVILTADHGMVDIESHQQIVFDHREPAFAHVTAVGGEPRFRTFFMDPAGDVAALAAWLEAREGKRAWIGTRDEAFAAGLFGDHLTPGVVERVGDVILAARGQYAYYMTTDDEQSLEMVGQHGSLTDEERGIPLVLAGALAGSGFAKAVETLAAAHG, via the coding sequence ATGCTACCGACTGCCACCGACAACGGCGGGAGGCTTGCCGCGATTGTGCCGACTGGGCTTGCCGCGCTCGCTCTCGGAAATGACTTGCCAGCAGCCGAAATGCTTCGAACCGCTGTGGGTGGGGAAGCCACTGCTGCCGCAGTCGAGCGAGAATCTCGCACGCTCGCGCTTATTCCTCCACTCCGCTCGCTTGTGGTGATCGCGGTTGACGGCCTCGGGAGCGCGAACCTCAAAGCGCGCAGAGGTCACGCCCCAAATCTCTCTGCGCTCCCTCAACGTCGCATCACAACTGTCACGCCATCGACGACGGGGGCGGCTCTCACTACGTTGACGACTGGGCGTCTGCCAGCGGAGCACGGGCTCGTTGGGTATCGCATCATGCATCCGACGCTCGGGTTACTGTCGCCGCTGCGAGATTGGGACGGGATTGCCGATGTTCGCCGTTGGCAACACGCCAAGCCGCTGTTCGAGCTTGCGTCTCAATTTGGCCTCCGTGCGCGCACGTACGGGCGTCCTGCGCACTCGGAGAGCGGCCTCACTCGCGCCATCCTAAGCGGAGCCGAGTATGTCGGTGGCGACACGATCGCCGACAGGCTGTCGGCAGCGGCCCGCGATCTGAGGTCGCCGTCGCCGCTGCTTGCGTACGTGTACGTCGACGAGCTCGATCGGGCAGGGCACCAGTACGGCTGGCAAAGCCGGCAATGGTCAGACAGGCTCGAACAGCTCGACCGCGCACTCGGGGATTTCTTGACAAGCCTCCCACCGCACACGGGCGTGATCCTCACAGCCGACCATGGAATGGTCGATATCGAAAGCCACCAGCAGATTGTGTTCGATCATAGGGAGCCCGCATTCGCTCACGTGACAGCGGTCGGCGGAGAACCACGATTCCGCACGTTCTTTATGGATCCTGCTGGCGACGTCGCTGCTCTCGCAGCCTGGCTCGAAGCACGAGAGGGCAAGCGTGCGTGGATCGGGACGAGGGATGAGGCGTTCGCAGCCGGGTTGTTTGGTGATCACCTCACGCCCGGGGTTGTTGAACGGGTCGGAGACGTGATCCTTGCAGCTCGGGGCCAGTACGCCTACTACATGACAACGGACGACGAACAATCACTCGAGATGGTCGGCCAGCACGGG